The following proteins are co-located in the Maridesulfovibrio sp. genome:
- a CDS encoding AMP-binding protein, producing MEQSHLREITLGALLDETVEKYPDQEAVVYVDRDFRLTYREFGELVDDLAMGLMALGIKKGEKVAVWATNVPYWVALQFATAKIGAILLTVNTFYRTTELEYLLKQSECENLVIIDGFREIDYLQTAYELIPELKTQERGYLKSEKFPDLKRVFFLGQEKHRGMYSMAEVINLSAVTTEEDYEVRQASLDPHDVVNMQYTSGTTGFPKGVQLTHYNIGNNGFWIGENQGFKAGDRLCLPVPLFHCFGCVLGVLAAVNHGTTMVILEGFDPLLVMASVDQEKCTALYGVPTMFIAILEHKLFDKFDYSSLRTGIMAGSPCPIEVMKKVMDKMNMTDITICYGLTEASPVMTQTRMTDSVQRRTETVGRAMPEIEVAIINPETGEMCENGETGEICCRGYNVMKGYYNNPEATNTTIDMDGWLHSGDLGTMDEEGYVDVTGRLKDMIIRGGENIYPREIEEFLYTMDGILDVQVAGVPSEKYGEQVGAFIILKDGVEMTKQDVIDYCRGQISRYKIPKYITFLDAYPMTASGKIQKYKLRDMAAELYPDA from the coding sequence ATGGAACAATCACATCTTAGGGAAATTACTCTCGGGGCGTTGCTGGATGAAACTGTTGAAAAATACCCCGATCAGGAAGCCGTTGTTTATGTGGACCGCGATTTTCGCCTGACCTACCGTGAATTCGGAGAGTTGGTGGATGATTTGGCCATGGGGCTTATGGCTCTCGGGATCAAAAAAGGGGAGAAGGTTGCTGTTTGGGCTACCAACGTGCCTTACTGGGTGGCGTTGCAGTTTGCTACTGCCAAAATCGGGGCCATTCTGCTGACCGTTAACACTTTTTACCGCACCACCGAGCTGGAATACCTGCTCAAGCAGTCAGAGTGTGAAAACCTCGTCATCATCGACGGTTTCAGGGAGATTGATTATCTTCAGACTGCATATGAGCTGATTCCCGAACTTAAGACCCAGGAACGCGGTTATCTCAAGAGCGAAAAGTTCCCTGACCTCAAAAGGGTTTTCTTCCTCGGTCAGGAAAAGCACCGCGGCATGTACTCCATGGCTGAGGTTATCAACCTTTCCGCAGTGACCACTGAAGAGGATTACGAAGTACGTCAGGCCTCTCTCGATCCTCATGACGTAGTCAACATGCAGTACACTTCCGGAACCACCGGGTTCCCCAAAGGAGTACAGCTGACCCACTACAACATCGGGAATAACGGGTTCTGGATCGGTGAGAACCAGGGCTTCAAGGCCGGTGACCGTCTTTGCCTGCCTGTGCCCCTGTTCCACTGCTTTGGTTGTGTTCTCGGTGTACTTGCGGCAGTGAACCACGGCACTACCATGGTCATCCTTGAAGGATTTGACCCGTTGCTGGTCATGGCTTCCGTTGATCAGGAAAAGTGCACCGCGCTTTACGGTGTTCCGACCATGTTTATTGCCATTCTTGAGCACAAGTTGTTCGACAAGTTCGACTATTCTTCTTTGCGTACCGGTATTATGGCCGGATCGCCTTGTCCTATCGAGGTCATGAAGAAGGTTATGGACAAGATGAACATGACTGACATTACCATCTGTTACGGTCTGACCGAGGCTTCCCCGGTTATGACTCAGACCCGCATGACCGACAGTGTACAGCGCCGGACCGAAACAGTCGGGCGGGCCATGCCTGAAATCGAAGTCGCCATCATCAACCCGGAAACCGGTGAGATGTGCGAAAACGGTGAAACAGGTGAAATCTGCTGCCGTGGTTACAACGTTATGAAGGGCTACTACAACAACCCTGAAGCCACCAATACCACCATTGATATGGACGGCTGGCTCCATTCCGGTGACCTCGGAACCATGGATGAGGAAGGGTATGTTGATGTAACCGGACGCCTGAAGGATATGATCATCCGTGGCGGCGAGAATATTTATCCCCGTGAAATTGAGGAATTCCTTTACACCATGGACGGTATTCTCGATGTTCAGGTTGCCGGTGTGCCCAGTGAAAAGTACGGGGAGCAGGTCGGCGCTTTCATCATCCTTAAGGATGGTGTGGAAATGACCAAGCAGGATGTCATCGACTACTGCCGTGGTCAGATTTCCCGCTACAAGATTCCCAAGTACATTACTTTTCTTGACGCTTATCCTATGACCGCAAGCGGCAAGATTCAGAAATACAAACTCCGGGATATGGCTGCAGAGCTTTACCCTGACGCATAA
- a CDS encoding XRE family transcriptional regulator, with the protein MSTAKVGHRIKTFREKQGLSLEEFSSRTGLGVDFLEAVEEKEKYPSLGPLLKIARALGVRLGTFLDDQVSKDPLIVKLGERKEEFAMHSDQEKAASMKYFSLAKGKSDRHMEPFFIEIQPEDGEAKLTSHEGEEFIIVVSGKLKVVYGKEESVLEAGDSVYFNSVVPHYVAAEGNEKCDIYAVLYFPE; encoded by the coding sequence ATGAGCACAGCAAAAGTAGGACATCGTATTAAGACATTCAGGGAAAAACAGGGCCTTAGCCTTGAAGAGTTTTCCTCACGCACAGGCCTTGGAGTTGATTTCCTTGAAGCCGTAGAAGAAAAAGAAAAATATCCCTCCCTAGGTCCCCTACTTAAGATTGCAAGAGCCCTTGGCGTCAGACTCGGCACTTTCCTTGACGATCAGGTCAGCAAAGATCCCCTTATCGTCAAGCTTGGCGAGCGCAAGGAAGAGTTTGCCATGCATTCCGATCAGGAGAAGGCGGCTTCCATGAAGTACTTCTCCCTTGCCAAAGGCAAGAGCGACCGTCACATGGAACCTTTTTTCATTGAAATCCAGCCTGAGGACGGGGAAGCCAAGCTGACCTCTCATGAAGGTGAGGAATTCATCATTGTCGTTTCCGGTAAGCTCAAGGTCGTTTACGGCAAGGAAGAAAGTGTGCTGGAAGCCGGCGACAGCGTTTATTTCAATTCCGTGGTTCCGCACTATGTTGCTGCTGAGGGCAATGAAAAGTGTGATATTTACGCGGTACTTTATTTCCCGGAATAA
- a CDS encoding tetratricopeptide repeat protein produces the protein MAAAEQNSGRQTIKGVFSSQNVQKIGTGTTVRRTISKMYWMAEELNPENVEVQALNTSYIPAGPKSVVPMEEFLSKYSPEPEFYVSTVYPKMQELNSTITRGEKARQAGATYSAEFEFQNALGVDEDNVKANFGLGLTYMERGESNKANDIFNRLVKLDAAFQTEHKHLFNEFGINLRKTGMQDQAIDYYERALEMTSNDENLHYNIARAYFEKGVLDKCSAHLKKALELNGSHEEASKFLEFLKKHHPEQAN, from the coding sequence ATGGCTGCGGCAGAACAAAACTCAGGAAGACAAACAATCAAGGGTGTCTTTTCCAGTCAGAATGTACAAAAGATCGGTACTGGTACCACTGTGCGCCGGACCATCAGCAAGATGTACTGGATGGCTGAGGAACTCAATCCTGAAAATGTTGAAGTGCAGGCCTTGAACACAAGTTACATTCCCGCCGGACCGAAATCAGTTGTCCCCATGGAAGAATTTCTTTCCAAATACTCGCCTGAACCTGAGTTTTACGTATCCACGGTCTACCCCAAAATGCAGGAACTAAACTCCACCATTACACGTGGGGAAAAAGCAAGACAGGCCGGAGCGACCTACAGTGCAGAATTCGAATTCCAGAATGCACTTGGTGTCGATGAGGATAATGTTAAAGCAAACTTCGGTCTCGGATTGACCTACATGGAGCGCGGCGAATCCAACAAGGCCAACGATATTTTCAATAGGCTGGTCAAGCTTGATGCAGCTTTCCAGACCGAACACAAGCACCTGTTCAATGAATTCGGCATAAACCTGCGCAAAACAGGCATGCAGGATCAGGCTATTGACTACTACGAACGGGCGCTTGAAATGACCTCCAACGACGAGAACCTGCATTACAACATTGCCCGGGCCTATTTTGAAAAAGGCGTACTGGACAAATGCTCCGCTCATCTGAAAAAGGCTCTTGAATTGAATGGAAGTCACGAAGAAGCATCCAAGTTTCTGGAATTTCTCAAAAAGCACCATCCCGAACAGGCCAATTAA
- a CDS encoding transcription antitermination factor NusB, whose protein sequence is MKKTNSLPGPRGVAYECVTRALDGGADAQAVLDSALTAAKLDGRDRGFVTEILYGYLRMRLRLQAVLNCFLSRPDGLPAPILRVLGMAAYEILHMDVPAYASVDWGVDSAKRLSHGKLGGLANAVLRKVARLAEDGADEDFFRRHCETEIEFLSAYYSCPEWIVELWVDSYGRDRAEQYLEAQICPPAAGFVLDTDNSKAKAAAEQLLEEEDYIASDGQAFAFYSGYWPQAFKDLKESVIRQSYAAREALSVLEPSEWPTPVWDGCSGRGGKSRFLHSKKISPIIASDPHARRLAALKREVPSVAAFRASAINPPLAKESIGTALLDVPCSGLGVLSRRPDTKFKRTPEDVDSLVHLQSRILDNAWETIRRGGRLAYITCTLNPDENEGQIGAFLKRHKDALPLKEWTTPPDSELHEFFYSALIEKK, encoded by the coding sequence ATGAAGAAAACAAATTCCTTACCCGGGCCAAGGGGAGTCGCTTATGAATGCGTGACTCGTGCCCTTGACGGCGGGGCAGATGCTCAGGCTGTATTGGATAGTGCGCTTACAGCGGCAAAGCTGGATGGCCGAGATCGCGGTTTTGTAACCGAAATTCTTTACGGATACCTGCGTATGCGCTTGAGGCTGCAGGCCGTACTGAATTGTTTCCTCTCCCGTCCTGACGGCTTGCCCGCTCCGATATTGCGTGTGCTGGGCATGGCTGCCTATGAAATCCTGCATATGGATGTCCCGGCTTATGCATCTGTGGACTGGGGAGTTGATTCCGCAAAGCGTCTTTCACATGGCAAGCTCGGCGGTCTGGCAAATGCGGTATTGCGCAAGGTTGCCCGTTTAGCTGAAGACGGTGCAGACGAGGATTTCTTTCGCCGACACTGCGAGACCGAGATTGAATTTCTTTCCGCATACTACTCCTGTCCGGAGTGGATTGTAGAGCTTTGGGTGGACAGTTATGGCCGCGACAGGGCCGAGCAGTACCTTGAAGCCCAGATTTGTCCTCCTGCCGCAGGTTTTGTTCTTGATACCGACAACAGCAAGGCTAAAGCCGCTGCCGAGCAGTTGCTGGAAGAGGAAGATTATATCGCCTCTGACGGTCAGGCATTTGCCTTTTATTCCGGTTACTGGCCGCAGGCATTCAAGGATTTGAAAGAGTCTGTAATTCGTCAGAGCTACGCAGCCCGCGAAGCTCTTTCCGTGCTGGAACCTTCCGAATGGCCTACACCGGTCTGGGATGGATGTTCCGGTCGTGGCGGGAAATCAAGGTTTCTCCATTCCAAGAAAATTTCACCTATCATTGCCAGTGATCCCCATGCCAGAAGACTGGCGGCATTGAAGAGGGAAGTTCCTTCGGTTGCTGCTTTCCGTGCTTCTGCAATCAATCCGCCGTTGGCAAAAGAGTCCATCGGTACTGCCTTGCTTGATGTGCCTTGCTCCGGGCTGGGCGTGCTCTCACGCAGGCCGGACACCAAGTTCAAGCGCACCCCTGAAGATGTTGATTCTCTGGTCCATCTGCAGTCTCGCATTTTGGACAACGCATGGGAAACCATACGCAGGGGCGGGCGGCTGGCTTACATCACCTGTACCCTTAATCCGGATGAGAATGAGGGGCAGATCGGAGCCTTCCTCAAACGGCACAAGGATGCGTTGCCGCTTAAAGAGTGGACCACTCCGCCTGATTCGGAACTGCATGAATTTTTCTACTCAGCTTTGATTGAGAAAAAATAG
- a CDS encoding DUF116 domain-containing protein has product MSVEKDNKKRLFIGLITGTCVLLCAFLALLWYVPYAGLDSFGVWVSWAWGLFIFALIVLVGWGYVGLLTNVVLQRTFPFSQKARGLSVKLFLPLMTILGRVFGLSKRKIRGSFIKVNNELVLSEVGRFDPEKIMILTPHCLQASRCDMRLTYDINNCKRCGLCTIKGLLELRDKYGVHFHVATGGTIARRLVVQNRPRMIIAIACERDLASGIQDTYPLPVYGVLNERPNGPCLDTQVSLIDVENALRRFIKEDKLPADADKNVALTPLTGL; this is encoded by the coding sequence ATGAGTGTAGAAAAAGATAACAAAAAGCGTCTGTTCATTGGCCTGATTACTGGAACCTGCGTACTGCTTTGTGCGTTTTTGGCCCTGCTTTGGTATGTGCCTTATGCCGGACTGGATTCTTTCGGTGTTTGGGTTTCGTGGGCTTGGGGCCTGTTCATTTTCGCACTCATAGTGCTTGTCGGCTGGGGCTATGTCGGCCTGCTTACCAACGTTGTGCTCCAGCGCACCTTTCCCTTTTCACAGAAGGCGCGCGGGCTTAGCGTTAAGCTTTTTCTGCCCTTAATGACTATTCTGGGCCGTGTGTTCGGGCTTTCCAAACGCAAGATCCGTGGTTCTTTTATCAAGGTCAACAACGAACTGGTTCTTTCCGAAGTAGGTCGTTTTGATCCCGAAAAGATCATGATCCTGACTCCGCACTGCCTGCAGGCCAGCCGGTGCGATATGCGCCTGACCTACGACATCAATAACTGCAAGCGTTGCGGTCTGTGCACTATCAAGGGATTGTTGGAACTTCGTGATAAATACGGGGTTCATTTCCACGTAGCCACCGGGGGGACCATTGCCCGTCGTTTGGTTGTGCAGAACCGTCCGCGTATGATCATTGCCATCGCCTGTGAGCGTGACCTTGCCAGCGGTATTCAGGATACCTATCCGCTTCCGGTTTACGGTGTGCTCAATGAGCGTCCCAACGGTCCTTGTCTTGATACACAGGTTTCCCTCATCGATGTAGAGAATGCGCTGCGCCGTTTTATCAAGGAAGACAAACTTCCCGCAGATGCGGATAAGAATGTTGCGCTGACCCCTCTTACCGGGCTTTAA
- the fmt gene encoding methionyl-tRNA formyltransferase, giving the protein MAEKRWRIVFMGTPDFASTILEYLVEWDGCEVIAAYTQPDRPCGRGHKLRCSSVKDVALKNDIPVYQPLNFKDEKDVDELRALEPDFLVVAAYGLILPQSVLDIPAIMPINVHASLLPKYRGAAPIHRSVANGDHATGITIMKMEAGLDTGPILVQQALGIAWDDFTGKVHDELADMGGPLVMETLLRYQDGRLTIMPQDDAIATYAEKLSKEEGLIDWNLPVKEVHNKIRGMYPWPGAYYFWTQEGKEPIRLVLSPGKPGEEEVGDHAPGTIVGEYDGMLGIACQDKIYLASKVKPAGKKEMDGKAFMCGYMNKC; this is encoded by the coding sequence ATGGCTGAAAAGCGCTGGCGAATAGTTTTTATGGGAACACCGGACTTTGCGTCCACCATTCTCGAGTATCTCGTGGAATGGGACGGATGTGAGGTCATTGCAGCTTATACCCAGCCGGACCGCCCTTGCGGTCGCGGGCATAAGCTGCGTTGTTCCTCTGTAAAGGATGTTGCTCTTAAGAATGACATTCCGGTTTACCAGCCCTTGAATTTCAAGGACGAAAAAGACGTTGATGAACTGCGTGCGCTGGAGCCTGATTTTCTGGTTGTTGCAGCCTACGGGCTTATCCTGCCTCAGTCTGTGCTGGATATCCCCGCAATAATGCCCATCAACGTTCATGCTTCCCTGCTGCCCAAGTATCGCGGAGCCGCACCCATTCACCGGTCTGTTGCCAATGGCGATCACGCTACCGGAATCACCATCATGAAGATGGAAGCGGGCCTTGATACCGGTCCCATTCTGGTTCAGCAGGCTCTCGGTATTGCTTGGGATGACTTCACTGGTAAGGTTCATGATGAACTGGCCGACATGGGCGGTCCGCTGGTTATGGAAACCCTGCTGCGCTATCAGGATGGTCGGTTGACCATTATGCCGCAGGATGATGCCATTGCCACTTATGCCGAAAAGCTGAGCAAGGAAGAAGGACTGATTGATTGGAATCTTCCTGTTAAGGAAGTTCATAACAAGATCAGGGGCATGTATCCGTGGCCCGGAGCTTATTACTTCTGGACTCAGGAAGGCAAAGAACCAATCCGCCTTGTGCTTTCCCCCGGCAAGCCCGGAGAAGAAGAGGTTGGTGATCACGCGCCCGGAACTATCGTCGGCGAGTACGACGGTATGCTCGGCATCGCCTGCCAAGATAAAATTTACCTCGCATCCAAGGTCAAGCCTGCCGGAAAGAAAGAGATGGACGGCAAGGCCTTCATGTGCGGTTATATGAATAAATGTTAA
- the def gene encoding peptide deformylase, translated as MKLDILAYPEPSLKEVCARVEEVTPELRETIDNMIETMYEDDGVGLAAPQVGLQKRLIVIDPSGPKERTDLQVIINPEIVEKSSQKVDSEEACLSCPGFKCVIKRHETVTVTGTDLEGNDIRIEADDFLAIVLQHEIDHLDGTLIVDRVGRLKRAMYDKKVKKWLKSAGE; from the coding sequence ATGAAATTAGATATTTTAGCTTATCCTGAACCTTCTTTGAAGGAAGTTTGCGCAAGGGTCGAAGAAGTTACTCCTGAACTTCGCGAGACCATCGATAACATGATCGAGACCATGTACGAAGATGACGGCGTGGGCCTTGCAGCCCCGCAGGTCGGACTTCAGAAACGTCTGATAGTTATTGATCCTTCCGGTCCTAAAGAGCGCACTGACCTGCAGGTTATCATCAACCCTGAAATCGTTGAAAAGAGCAGCCAGAAGGTGGATTCCGAGGAAGCCTGCCTTTCCTGCCCCGGTTTCAAATGCGTGATCAAGCGCCACGAGACAGTCACCGTTACTGGTACTGACCTTGAAGGTAACGACATCCGTATTGAAGCAGATGATTTTCTGGCCATTGTGCTGCAGCATGAAATTGACCATCTGGATGGAACACTCATTGTCGACCGTGTAGGCCGCCTGAAACGTGCAATGTACGATAAGAAGGTAAAAAAATGGCTGAAAAGCGCTGGCGAATAG
- the aspS gene encoding aspartate--tRNA ligase — translation MSEQIEERDYDEYRVIEPLGDWTRTHSCNEITAANLGEKVLIMGWVQFRRDHGGLIFIDLRDREGLTQVVFSPEHNADAHERAHAIRSEYVVAIKGEVRERPDGMRNPNLTTGDIEIVVDEWKLLNTSETPPFAIEDRSDASEMLRLKYRFLDLRRPVLAKNFILRNKAAQSVRRYLDNLGFLEIETPVLTKSTPEGARDFLVPSRMNNGDFYALPQSPQLFKQMLMVSGMDRYFQIVKCFRDEDLRADRQPEFTQIDIEMSFVNEEQVMGMAEEMVRTVFKETIETELPASFPRMTYADAMRDYGCDKPDVRFDLKLQEATDIFKGSDFKVFASSELIKILRVPNGAELSRKEIDEYTKFVEIYGSKGLAWIKVKEDGEWQSPIVKFFSEEECAKLRELTNCQPGDILFFQAGAADIVNAALAALRIKLGERFELIDESKFAPLWVTDFPLLEYNADEKRYVARHHPFTSPQEGQIDELGDKPAEALARAYDLVMNGYEVGGGSIRIHTPEMQKKMFAALGIDEEEARAKFGFLMDALQFGAPPHGGIAFGLDRLIMILCGAKSIRDVIAFPKTQKATCLMTEAPAGVSATQLRELGIRIREKKEA, via the coding sequence ATGTCTGAACAAATTGAAGAACGCGATTACGACGAATACCGGGTGATTGAACCTCTTGGCGACTGGACACGTACCCACAGCTGTAACGAGATTACTGCAGCAAACCTGGGTGAAAAAGTCCTGATCATGGGGTGGGTACAGTTCCGCCGCGACCACGGCGGCCTGATCTTTATTGACCTGCGTGACCGTGAAGGTCTTACCCAGGTTGTTTTCAGCCCCGAGCACAATGCTGATGCTCACGAACGCGCACATGCTATCCGTTCCGAATATGTGGTAGCGATCAAAGGTGAAGTTCGCGAACGTCCCGACGGTATGCGCAACCCCAACCTGACCACCGGTGATATCGAGATCGTTGTTGATGAGTGGAAGCTGCTCAACACTTCTGAAACTCCCCCGTTCGCCATTGAAGACCGTTCCGACGCTTCCGAAATGCTGCGTCTTAAATACCGTTTTCTGGACCTGCGCCGCCCCGTGCTTGCCAAGAACTTCATCCTGCGCAACAAGGCTGCACAGTCCGTTCGTCGTTACCTCGACAATCTCGGTTTTCTCGAAATCGAGACTCCGGTACTGACTAAGTCCACTCCTGAAGGTGCCCGTGACTTCCTCGTACCCAGCCGTATGAACAACGGTGATTTCTACGCCCTGCCGCAATCCCCGCAGCTCTTCAAACAGATGCTCATGGTTTCCGGCATGGACCGTTACTTCCAGATCGTAAAATGTTTCCGCGACGAAGACCTCCGTGCCGACCGTCAGCCCGAGTTCACCCAGATTGATATCGAGATGAGCTTCGTGAACGAAGAGCAGGTCATGGGTATGGCAGAAGAAATGGTTCGCACCGTCTTCAAAGAGACCATCGAAACCGAACTTCCTGCATCTTTCCCCCGCATGACCTACGCTGACGCTATGCGCGATTACGGTTGCGACAAGCCGGACGTACGTTTCGATCTCAAGCTTCAGGAAGCTACCGATATCTTCAAGGGTTCCGATTTCAAGGTTTTTGCCAGCTCCGAGCTGATCAAGATCCTGCGTGTTCCCAACGGTGCCGAGCTTTCTCGTAAGGAAATCGACGAATACACCAAGTTCGTTGAAATTTACGGCTCCAAGGGCCTTGCATGGATCAAGGTTAAGGAAGACGGCGAATGGCAGTCTCCCATTGTTAAATTCTTCTCTGAAGAAGAGTGCGCCAAGCTGCGTGAACTCACCAACTGCCAGCCCGGCGACATCCTCTTCTTCCAGGCCGGAGCAGCCGACATCGTCAACGCCGCTCTTGCAGCTTTGCGTATCAAGCTTGGTGAGCGCTTTGAACTCATCGACGAGTCCAAGTTCGCACCCCTCTGGGTTACCGACTTCCCGCTGCTTGAGTACAACGCTGACGAAAAACGTTACGTTGCCCGTCACCATCCCTTTACCTCTCCGCAGGAAGGACAGATTGACGAACTGGGTGACAAACCTGCTGAAGCTCTCGCCCGTGCATACGACCTTGTTATGAACGGTTACGAAGTTGGTGGCGGCTCTATCCGTATTCATACCCCCGAAATGCAGAAAAAGATGTTTGCTGCTCTGGGTATCGACGAAGAAGAAGCACGCGCTAAGTTCGGCTTCCTCATGGATGCTCTCCAGTTCGGTGCACCTCCTCACGGTGGTATTGCTTTTGGTCTGGACAGACTTATTATGATTCTGTGCGGAGCGAAATCCATCAGGGACGTTATCGCCTTCCCCAAAACTCAGAAGGCCACCTGCCTGATGACCGAAGCGCCCGCAGGCGTTTCCGCTACCCAGCTCCGTGAGCTCGGTATCCGCATTCGTGAAAAGAAAGAAGCATAA
- the hisS gene encoding histidine--tRNA ligase gives MAKIQKIKGVADLFPEDSARYAFMEKTARDVFSSYGYGELRVPILEKTELFCRSIGEETDVVQKEMYTFPDRKGRSLTMRPEATAGIVRAYVENKIYQPGKVSKFFTFGPMFRYERPQAGRMRQFHQIDAEIFGAAEPQADAEVLLMLSSFLSNIGLEKLSFELNSLGCPECRPKYNQALKDFLASLDRGQLCEDCQRRMDTNPLRVLDCKSKNCKALTENAPTLPDHLCGECRAHFDTVIALIDEAGLKYTLNPRLVRGLDYYQRTAFEVTSGDIGAQTAVAGGGRYDGLVESLGGPKKVPAIGFACGMERLSMLLEGEFEPAADFYVALVDERAAKDALIFGEKLRRSGLKGEVGFDAKSMKAQLRYANKINAQKCFIFGADEFENGTVTIKDMAEGGEQETVSRTDYFK, from the coding sequence ATGGCAAAAATACAGAAAATCAAAGGTGTTGCAGACCTCTTTCCAGAGGATAGTGCAAGATATGCGTTCATGGAGAAGACCGCAAGGGATGTTTTTTCTTCATATGGGTATGGTGAACTGAGAGTACCTATTTTGGAAAAAACAGAACTTTTCTGTCGTTCCATCGGTGAGGAAACCGATGTTGTCCAGAAAGAAATGTACACTTTCCCTGACCGCAAGGGTCGCTCCCTGACCATGCGCCCCGAGGCTACTGCAGGTATTGTGCGGGCTTACGTGGAAAATAAAATCTACCAGCCGGGCAAGGTAAGCAAATTTTTTACCTTCGGCCCGATGTTCAGGTATGAAAGGCCGCAGGCTGGCCGTATGCGTCAGTTCCATCAGATTGATGCAGAAATTTTCGGAGCAGCTGAACCTCAGGCCGATGCTGAAGTCTTGCTTATGCTCTCTTCCTTTTTAAGCAATATCGGTTTGGAAAAACTTTCTTTCGAATTGAACTCCCTTGGTTGTCCTGAATGCCGTCCCAAGTACAATCAGGCTCTGAAGGATTTCTTGGCCTCTCTTGACCGGGGGCAGCTCTGCGAGGATTGCCAGCGTCGCATGGACACAAACCCTCTGCGAGTGCTGGACTGCAAAAGCAAGAATTGCAAGGCCCTTACCGAGAATGCGCCTACACTTCCGGATCACCTTTGCGGAGAGTGTCGTGCTCACTTTGATACCGTCATCGCCTTGATTGACGAGGCTGGACTTAAATATACACTTAATCCCCGTCTTGTGCGTGGATTGGACTACTACCAGCGCACAGCCTTTGAAGTAACTTCGGGGGATATCGGAGCTCAGACAGCTGTTGCCGGAGGCGGTCGTTATGACGGTCTGGTAGAATCGCTTGGCGGACCCAAGAAGGTTCCGGCAATCGGTTTTGCCTGCGGCATGGAACGTCTGTCCATGCTGTTGGAAGGTGAGTTTGAGCCGGCTGCAGATTTTTACGTGGCTCTTGTGGATGAAAGAGCTGCCAAGGACGCACTCATTTTCGGAGAAAAACTGCGTCGCTCCGGACTTAAAGGCGAAGTTGGTTTCGATGCCAAAAGCATGAAAGCCCAGCTGCGCTATGCCAATAAAATTAACGCACAGAAGTGTTTTATCTTTGGTGCGGACGAATTTGAAAACGGAACGGTCACCATCAAGGATATGGCCGAAGGCGGTGAGCAGGAAACTGTCAGCCGTACCGACTATTTCAAGTAA
- a CDS encoding DUF2628 domain-containing protein, translating to MEMITSQDYQEYIGPNAGKYLFNFAKFQQLHDGFTVTWHWPAFLFGFWWFLYRKMYFWAAVTFLIGFLPFGNFIAQIGYGMSAYFFYYRDSTAKIGAIKSTAPVGGASIIMRDTGGVHGWVKIVGLICFFLQPLWIFFMSLFFGSAFIFSFHQVMV from the coding sequence ATGGAAATGATAACTTCACAGGATTACCAGGAATACATCGGCCCCAATGCGGGTAAATACCTTTTCAATTTCGCCAAATTTCAGCAGTTGCATGACGGCTTCACTGTAACTTGGCACTGGCCCGCGTTCTTGTTCGGGTTCTGGTGGTTCCTATATCGAAAAATGTACTTCTGGGCCGCAGTTACCTTTCTGATCGGCTTTCTGCCCTTCGGCAACTTCATTGCCCAGATCGGCTACGGCATGAGCGCATATTTTTTCTATTACCGCGACTCCACTGCCAAGATCGGGGCAATTAAATCCACCGCCCCGGTTGGAGGAGCCTCAATAATCATGCGCGATACCGGAGGGGTGCACGGCTGGGTTAAGATTGTCGGCCTGATCTGCTTTTTCCTGCAGCCGCTCTGGATTTTCTTCATGTCCCTTTTCTTTGGAAGTGCCTTCATTTTTTCTTTCCATCAAGTTATGGTATAA